Proteins found in one Erythrobacter sp. KY5 genomic segment:
- a CDS encoding VOC family protein: MGVIGLDHVQIAIPEGGEDEARLFFVGLLGMQEVPKPSNLSPQGCWFDGGTVSLHIGVDPDFRPASKAHPAFLVDDLDTLESKLRDAGYETRQDKPVKGYRRFFTTDPFGNRIEIMKRTGR; encoded by the coding sequence ATGGGCGTCATCGGTCTTGATCACGTGCAAATCGCAATTCCCGAAGGCGGCGAGGACGAGGCGAGATTATTCTTTGTCGGCCTGCTCGGAATGCAGGAAGTACCCAAGCCTTCCAACCTGTCACCACAAGGATGCTGGTTCGATGGCGGGACGGTGAGCCTGCATATTGGCGTAGACCCTGATTTTCGACCGGCCAGCAAGGCGCACCCCGCGTTTCTTGTCGACGATCTCGATACGCTTGAGAGCAAGCTTCGCGATGCCGGATATGAAACCAGGCAGGACAAGCCGGTCAAAGGTTACCGCCGCTTCTTCACGACCGACCCGTTCGGCAACCGTATCGAGATCATGAAGCGAACCGGGCGCTGA
- a CDS encoding bifunctional (p)ppGpp synthetase/guanosine-3',5'-bis(diphosphate) 3'-pyrophosphohydrolase has protein sequence MLRQYELVERVKDYDPDADEAALNRAYVYTVQKHGSQKRASGDPYFSHPIEVAGLMTDLQLDQETIMTALLHDTVEDTLATIDDIEENFGPEVARLVDGVTKLSKIEAMPENERAAENLRKFLLAMSEDIRVLLVKLADRLHNMRTLQFIKKPEKRQRIARETMDIYAPLAERVGMYEYMREMQALAFKELEPEAFTTITNRLEELRGKDGGQVDAIALKIKQALAEAGLQVEVSGREKHPYSIWTKMSERHVSFEQVTDIMAFRVVTDDIADCYRAMGVLHTTWQFLPGKFKDYISTPKNNGYRSLHTSLMYENSMRVEVQIRTREMHQRNEFGLAAHWAYKQHDTADGQVGWLRDLIEIVDASHDAEELLEHARLAIYQDRIFAFTPKGALFQLPKGSTAVDFAFAVHTDLGLATVGAKINGRHMPLRTQLTNGDVVEIVKGAGAEPQLSWLGFVVTGKARAAIRRAVRLKERDEIAEIGSKLFDAIAARVPARIGKKAIRKAVERLGMDEPDDLMFAVGAGKISDREVMEALVPGCTAEFEEDEEWSKHERQISIRGLTPGVAFELSECCHPLPGDRIVGLRRKGERVAVHTIDCLELASGVDTDWLDLNWGRRSHGAIGRLTVTIYDRPGTLAEMAGVFAQNKINVKSLIQTQLDHPFTTYEIDAEVNDLAHLTRILSALRASDAVAQADRI, from the coding sequence ATGCTGCGCCAGTACGAACTTGTTGAAAGGGTCAAGGATTACGACCCCGATGCCGACGAGGCCGCGCTCAATCGCGCCTATGTCTACACCGTGCAAAAGCACGGCAGCCAAAAGCGCGCGAGCGGCGATCCCTATTTCTCGCACCCGATCGAAGTTGCAGGGCTGATGACCGACCTGCAGCTCGATCAGGAAACGATCATGACCGCGCTGCTTCACGATACGGTCGAGGATACGCTCGCCACGATTGACGATATCGAGGAGAATTTCGGTCCCGAAGTCGCGCGGCTCGTGGATGGCGTGACCAAGCTGTCCAAGATCGAGGCGATGCCGGAGAACGAACGCGCGGCGGAGAACCTGCGCAAATTCCTGCTCGCCATGTCGGAAGATATCCGCGTGCTGCTGGTGAAACTGGCAGACCGGCTCCACAACATGCGCACGCTTCAGTTCATCAAGAAGCCGGAAAAGCGGCAGCGCATCGCGCGCGAGACGATGGATATCTACGCTCCGCTGGCAGAGCGGGTGGGCATGTATGAATACATGCGCGAGATGCAGGCGCTCGCCTTCAAGGAGCTTGAACCCGAAGCCTTCACGACCATCACGAACCGGCTCGAAGAACTGCGCGGCAAGGATGGCGGACAGGTCGATGCGATCGCCTTGAAGATCAAGCAGGCGCTTGCCGAAGCGGGGCTTCAGGTCGAAGTGTCGGGCCGCGAGAAGCACCCCTATTCGATCTGGACCAAGATGAGCGAGCGGCACGTCTCGTTCGAGCAGGTCACCGACATCATGGCCTTCCGCGTGGTGACCGATGACATCGCCGACTGTTACCGCGCGATGGGCGTGCTGCACACGACGTGGCAATTCCTGCCGGGCAAGTTCAAGGACTACATTTCGACGCCCAAGAACAATGGCTACCGCTCGCTTCACACCTCGTTGATGTATGAAAACTCGATGCGCGTCGAAGTCCAGATCCGCACGCGCGAAATGCATCAGAGGAACGAATTCGGCCTCGCTGCGCACTGGGCTTACAAGCAACACGACACTGCCGATGGACAGGTCGGCTGGCTGCGCGACCTGATCGAGATCGTCGATGCGAGCCACGATGCCGAAGAATTGCTCGAACATGCGCGGCTGGCGATCTACCAAGATCGCATCTTTGCCTTCACGCCCAAAGGCGCCTTGTTCCAGTTGCCCAAGGGGTCGACTGCGGTCGATTTTGCCTTTGCAGTCCACACCGACCTTGGACTTGCGACAGTGGGCGCCAAGATCAACGGGCGGCACATGCCGCTGCGCACTCAATTGACCAACGGCGATGTGGTGGAAATCGTCAAGGGCGCGGGCGCGGAGCCGCAATTGTCGTGGCTTGGCTTTGTCGTCACAGGCAAGGCGCGTGCCGCGATCCGGCGCGCAGTGCGATTGAAAGAGCGCGACGAGATCGCAGAGATCGGCTCAAAACTGTTCGACGCGATCGCCGCACGCGTGCCTGCGCGCATCGGCAAGAAGGCGATCCGCAAGGCGGTGGAACGGCTCGGAATGGATGAGCCCGACGATCTGATGTTCGCCGTGGGCGCAGGCAAAATCTCCGACCGCGAGGTGATGGAAGCACTCGTGCCGGGCTGCACTGCGGAATTCGAAGAGGACGAGGAATGGTCGAAACACGAACGCCAGATCTCGATCCGTGGCCTGACGCCGGGCGTGGCTTTCGAGCTGTCCGAATGCTGCCACCCGCTGCCGGGTGACCGGATCGTCGGCCTCAGGCGCAAGGGAGAGCGCGTTGCGGTGCACACGATCGACTGTCTCGAACTGGCAAGCGGGGTCGACACCGACTGGCTCGATCTCAATTGGGGAAGACGATCCCATGGCGCAATCGGGCGTCTGACGGTCACGATCTATGACCGGCCCGGAACACTGGCCGAAATGGCCGGTGTCTTCGCACAGAACAAGATCAACGTGAAAAGCCTGATCCAAACCCAGCTCGATCATCCTTTCACGACTTACGAAATCGACGCCGAGGTCAACGATCTCGCTCACCTCACCCGCATTCTCAGCGCGCTGCGCGCCAGCGATGCGGTTGCGCAGGCTGACCGTATCTGA
- a CDS encoding ATP-binding protein: MTHIRSSAFVRWLYIASLACLVACAGAVAAIVLGLVQTGSNDEFGIAAIICLLAAVVLREAVSRHRAKFRNEDLRSKLRRLEEANRLLELTETTARVGHWRLDLATNEVYWSPGTFAIHGVDGGSPPPLDKAIELFHEDDRGIVENAVEQSRQTGVPFEFRARLIRADGCVRHAQSTALVEFDDDGAPVALFGVFCDRTEEEEMQTNLRKARNEANAMAEAKSSFLARMSHEIRTPMNGVMGFADLLSRSELSHDQARHVELITESGKALQTLLNDILDLSKIESGEFRIKEEPVNVSHLVKRTVQLFEPLAREKVIGLSFEVSDTLPQFAMLDALRLRQVLSNLLANAIRFTDRGGVRVIVAPSPLGIDFTVKDTGTGIPESMVEAIFDPFLQADGGKNSPRGGTGLGLAISRQLAELMGGDLRVESTEGLGSAFTLGLPLVPATAIEKSPQPALARIEENPCAGCQCRILLAEDFDINQELIREMGKQLGLDFDLVEDGKAAVDAVISASARGKPYSLVLMDVQMPRMDGLEATRAIRAAGFDAESLPIIALTANAFEDDIEACRQAGIQEHVAKPLELNRLREALQRWLKGTVTASGMRRPCAARKVNE; this comes from the coding sequence GTGACCCATATCCGCTCTTCCGCCTTCGTAAGATGGCTTTATATCGCCAGCCTGGCATGTCTGGTCGCGTGCGCCGGCGCTGTCGCTGCCATCGTTCTTGGCCTCGTCCAGACAGGGTCCAATGACGAGTTCGGGATCGCCGCCATAATCTGCCTGCTGGCCGCGGTGGTGTTGCGCGAAGCGGTTTCTCGCCATCGCGCGAAATTCAGGAACGAAGACCTGCGATCCAAACTGCGCAGGCTGGAAGAAGCGAACAGACTGCTCGAACTTACCGAGACAACGGCGCGGGTCGGTCATTGGCGGCTCGATCTGGCAACCAACGAAGTTTATTGGTCGCCCGGAACTTTCGCCATTCACGGCGTCGATGGCGGATCGCCGCCACCGCTCGACAAGGCCATCGAACTTTTTCACGAAGATGATCGCGGGATCGTTGAGAACGCCGTTGAGCAGTCGCGCCAGACAGGCGTACCGTTTGAGTTTCGCGCGCGCCTGATCCGGGCGGATGGCTGCGTGCGTCACGCCCAGAGCACCGCGCTGGTCGAATTTGACGACGACGGAGCGCCGGTGGCCTTGTTCGGAGTATTCTGCGACCGGACCGAAGAAGAGGAAATGCAGACCAACTTGCGCAAGGCGCGCAACGAAGCGAACGCCATGGCCGAGGCCAAGAGCTCTTTCCTGGCAAGGATGAGCCACGAGATCCGCACCCCCATGAACGGCGTCATGGGCTTTGCCGATCTGTTGTCGCGCAGTGAGCTATCGCACGATCAGGCGCGGCATGTCGAATTAATCACGGAGTCCGGCAAGGCTCTCCAGACACTTTTGAACGATATCCTCGACCTCTCGAAAATCGAGTCCGGTGAATTCAGGATCAAAGAAGAGCCGGTCAACGTCTCTCATCTGGTCAAGCGCACGGTCCAGCTGTTCGAGCCGCTCGCCCGAGAAAAGGTCATCGGGCTATCTTTCGAGGTTTCCGATACGCTGCCGCAATTCGCGATGCTCGACGCATTGCGGCTGAGGCAAGTGCTCAGCAACCTGTTGGCAAACGCGATCCGGTTCACCGATCGCGGAGGTGTCAGGGTCATCGTTGCGCCATCGCCCTTGGGCATCGACTTTACTGTGAAAGACACAGGGACCGGCATTCCGGAATCGATGGTCGAGGCGATTTTCGATCCCTTTCTACAGGCCGATGGTGGCAAGAACAGCCCACGAGGCGGGACCGGTCTGGGTCTCGCGATCAGCCGCCAGCTTGCAGAATTGATGGGGGGTGATCTGCGCGTCGAAAGCACCGAAGGGCTTGGCTCTGCCTTCACGCTGGGGCTGCCGCTTGTGCCCGCGACCGCTATCGAGAAATCACCGCAGCCCGCCCTTGCCCGCATCGAGGAAAATCCGTGCGCAGGTTGCCAGTGCCGCATCCTGCTTGCCGAAGATTTCGACATAAATCAGGAATTGATCCGCGAAATGGGCAAACAGCTGGGTCTTGATTTCGACTTGGTAGAAGATGGCAAGGCAGCGGTTGACGCCGTTATTTCAGCGAGCGCGCGCGGAAAGCCCTATTCGCTGGTGCTGATGGATGTGCAGATGCCGCGCATGGACGGGCTCGAAGCCACCCGCGCGATCCGGGCTGCTGGCTTTGATGCAGAATCGCTGCCGATTATCGCGCTGACCGCCAATGCGTTCGAAGACGATATCGAAGCCTGTCGGCAGGCAGGCATTCAGGAGCACGTCGCCAAACCGCTTGAACTGAACAGGTTGCGCGAGGCCCTGCAGCGCTGGCTCAAGGGGACAGTCACCGCATCAGGCATGCGCCGTCCGTGCGCCGCGCGTAAAGTCAACGAGTAA
- the hemF gene encoding oxygen-dependent coproporphyrinogen oxidase, giving the protein MSEWAAHTSRAKEWFESLRDQICAAFESIEREAGSDASFQYTPWNREEEGNDDPGGGVQGLMKGEVFEKVGVNVSTVRGRFSEQFANQVNGASVDNPEFTATGISLVAHMHNPHVPAVHMNTRFLTTQAAWFGGGADLNPPIPYEEDTEEFHATMRAACMAHNPTYYERYKNWADDYFYIPHREVHRGVGGIFYDHLECEDDQSFDRNFAFTQDVGKAFLDIYPKLVRKRMDSDFDETDIAQQLEYRGRYAEFNLVYDRGTIFGLKTGGNIDAILMSLPPRATWS; this is encoded by the coding sequence ATGAGCGAGTGGGCAGCCCATACGAGCCGGGCGAAAGAATGGTTTGAAAGCCTGAGGGACCAGATCTGCGCCGCTTTCGAAAGTATCGAGCGCGAGGCTGGCTCTGATGCGAGCTTTCAATACACGCCGTGGAACCGCGAGGAAGAGGGCAATGATGACCCCGGCGGAGGCGTGCAGGGCCTGATGAAAGGTGAGGTGTTTGAAAAGGTCGGCGTGAATGTGTCGACCGTTCGTGGACGCTTTTCCGAACAGTTCGCAAACCAGGTCAACGGCGCGAGTGTCGATAACCCGGAATTCACCGCGACCGGCATCAGTCTGGTCGCTCACATGCACAATCCGCATGTGCCAGCGGTGCACATGAACACGCGGTTCCTCACCACGCAGGCTGCATGGTTCGGCGGCGGAGCGGATCTCAATCCGCCGATCCCTTACGAGGAAGACACCGAAGAATTTCATGCCACCATGCGAGCCGCATGCATGGCGCACAATCCGACCTATTACGAACGCTACAAGAATTGGGCGGACGATTATTTCTACATCCCCCATCGCGAGGTGCATCGCGGGGTCGGCGGCATTTTCTACGATCATCTCGAATGCGAAGACGATCAGAGCTTCGATCGCAATTTTGCCTTCACACAGGATGTCGGCAAGGCGTTTCTCGATATCTATCCAAAGCTTGTGCGCAAGCGGATGGACAGCGACTTTGACGAAACCGACATTGCGCAGCAGCTCGAATATCGCGGCCGCTATGCCGAATTTAACCTGGTCTATGACCGGGGTACGATTTTCGGCCTGAAGACCGGCGGCAATATCGACGCGATCCTGATGAGCCTGCCGCCTCGCGCGACGTGGAGCTGA
- the pdeM gene encoding ligase-associated DNA damage response endonuclease PdeM has translation MVPVSFPRDSGAPLPFAGEELVLTRSNALYWPRERALLVADLHLEKGSWFASHGQMLPPYDSRETLERLADTVKTTGARRVITLGDNFHDDDGVSRLDPFAAGMLETLTRALDWVWITGNHDENMHRSFGAQLANEMEIGGIVLRHEARMGETRPELSGHYHPKMRVHVRNRHIARACGVISRSPNSGDRMILPAFGAYTGGMDAGSPEILKALSPANRIDAVLPAKGKLVTFPLYRAAA, from the coding sequence ATGGTTCCCGTTTCGTTCCCGCGTGATTCTGGCGCTCCACTCCCCTTCGCCGGGGAAGAGCTTGTCCTGACCAGGTCGAACGCGCTTTATTGGCCGCGCGAGCGTGCGTTGCTGGTTGCGGACCTGCACCTTGAAAAGGGAAGCTGGTTTGCCAGCCATGGCCAGATGCTCCCGCCCTATGACAGCCGCGAAACGCTTGAGCGGTTGGCGGACACGGTCAAGACAACGGGCGCGCGCCGGGTCATCACTTTGGGCGACAATTTTCACGACGATGACGGGGTCAGCCGCCTCGATCCTTTCGCGGCCGGTATGCTCGAGACGCTGACGCGCGCACTCGACTGGGTGTGGATCACGGGCAATCACGATGAAAACATGCACCGGTCTTTCGGTGCTCAACTGGCAAACGAGATGGAGATCGGGGGCATCGTCCTGCGTCATGAAGCGCGCATGGGCGAGACGCGGCCCGAGCTTTCGGGTCACTACCACCCCAAGATGCGCGTGCATGTCAGGAACCGGCACATCGCGCGGGCCTGCGGCGTGATAAGCCGATCGCCAAACTCCGGCGACCGTATGATCCTGCCCGCATTCGGCGCCTATACCGGCGGGATGGATGCAGGCTCGCCCGAAATCCTGAAGGCGCTCAGCCCGGCCAACAGGATCGACGCGGTGCTGCCTGCGAAGGGCAAATTAGTCACCTTTCCGCTTTATCGCGCGGCAGCGTAA
- the infC gene encoding translation initiation factor IF-3 — MAPPTKSGPRYDQFIQVPKVRVIDDEGENLGVMYTREAVEQAQEKGLNLVEVSPNADPPVCKFLDVGKYRYEAQKKANAARKTQKTQDIKEVKMRPNIDTHDYDVKMRNVNKFIDNGDKVKVTLRFRGREMAHQHLGMDLLKRVQEDVEEIAKVEAFPRLEGRQMLMVLAPK; from the coding sequence ATGGCCCCGCCAACTAAAAGCGGCCCTCGCTACGATCAGTTTATCCAGGTTCCCAAGGTCCGCGTCATCGATGACGAAGGCGAGAATCTGGGCGTCATGTACACCCGCGAAGCAGTCGAGCAGGCCCAGGAGAAAGGCCTGAACCTGGTTGAGGTCAGCCCCAACGCTGATCCGCCGGTGTGCAAGTTCCTCGATGTCGGCAAGTACCGCTACGAAGCGCAGAAAAAGGCAAACGCCGCGCGCAAGACGCAGAAGACGCAGGACATCAAGGAAGTCAAAATGCGTCCCAACATCGACACGCATGATTACGACGTGAAGATGAGGAACGTGAACAAGTTCATCGACAATGGCGACAAGGTGAAGGTCACCCTGCGCTTTCGCGGGCGCGAAATGGCTCACCAGCATCTCGGTATGGATCTGCTCAAGCGGGTTCAGGAAGATGTCGAGGAAATCGCCAAGGTCGAAGCATTCCCACGCCTCGAAGGCCGCCAGATGCTGATGGTGCTCGCACCGAAGTAA
- a CDS encoding GNAT family N-acetyltransferase encodes MREDRPVLSVEPGDKAAQIAETLALAFQDDPALTWLLPDAERRRRALPTFFEVMVQQSHRHGEVLASPDAKAVSLWYPPGVVRDSIMASFRDNLRLARVFGPVLLRGLKLAEAMAARHPDPQPHVYLRFVGVAPDAQGKGWGGALIRKGVEHAASQGFGTLLETATQSNVAIYMRLGFEIIEEWQVPDGGPRYRTMVHPAP; translated from the coding sequence GTGAGAGAAGATCGCCCTGTCCTGTCTGTCGAGCCAGGCGACAAAGCGGCGCAGATTGCCGAGACGTTGGCGCTCGCGTTTCAGGACGATCCGGCGCTGACATGGCTGCTGCCCGATGCGGAGCGCCGCCGCCGTGCGCTGCCTACCTTTTTCGAAGTGATGGTGCAGCAATCGCATCGTCATGGAGAAGTGCTGGCCTCGCCCGATGCGAAAGCGGTGTCCTTGTGGTATCCGCCGGGCGTGGTCAGGGATAGCATCATGGCAAGCTTTCGCGACAACCTGCGGCTGGCGCGGGTGTTCGGCCCGGTCCTTTTGCGCGGGCTCAAGCTGGCCGAAGCCATGGCCGCGCGCCATCCCGATCCGCAACCGCATGTCTATCTGCGCTTCGTCGGCGTCGCGCCCGACGCGCAGGGCAAGGGATGGGGAGGGGCATTGATCCGAAAAGGCGTCGAACATGCCGCCTCACAGGGCTTCGGCACGCTTCTGGAAACCGCGACCCAAAGCAATGTCGCGATTTATATGAGGCTGGGTTTCGAGATTATTGAGGAATGGCAGGTGCCGGATGGTGGGCCCAGATACCGGACCATGGTTCACCCGGCACCCTGA